The Paroedura picta isolate Pp20150507F chromosome 6, Ppicta_v3.0, whole genome shotgun sequence genome segment GTTGAAGGTCAGCCTGATACCATGTACATCTTGTTACCATGGATGTAAGTTTCTGAAGCAAACTATGTATCCAATATAAAACAGATACATATGTGATTATCTAATCTAACTATGAAATATGTTTGTTTGTAGGCCAGAAGGTGTGCTACGGCGATTCAACACATCCCTGTTACAAGATAGCCTATTTCCATGATGTGTCCAGACGTGTGGGTTTCCAAGAGGCCCGCCATGCCTGTGAAATTGATGGTGGTGTACTCCTAAGTCTACAAAGTGAAACAGAACAGACACTAATAGAAAATATGTTGCAGAACCTAACGAAGTCAGGCCACGGGATTTCTGATGGTGATTTCTGGATTGgcttgtggagaagtggagaaggcCAAGCTACATCAAATGCCTGCCCTGATCTTTACAAATGGGCAGATGGAAGCACTTCACTCTTCAGGTATAATGTTTATGTGACTTTATTTAAAGAATTTGGATAAAATATAGGTAAAGAGCACTGGATTACAATAGTTAGATAAGGTAGCCTGACTGCAAGATGGTCCCTGTGTCTCACCATAtgatgtatgtatatatacatcaCCAcatggtgtgtgtatgtatgtacacacaTACATTTAGCCAAAGGTTTAGTTGAATTAGTATTATCCTTCCATATGTTACTGTCCTGTTGGTTTTCCTTCATGTTTCCTTCCTTGGGCATGGTTTCCTCCTACTCACTGACCCTTGGGATCTTTTCATCCCTCCAAATCTTTCTTGTATCCTTAAGGTTCCTGCCTCTTTTCCCTTCATTCATATTCAACTTTAATCCAACTATAATGCAGTGATATTGAGATCAGGACTGCCTATTCAGGGGAATAAAGGTCATGTCATTGTGTGCATTactgtgtcacttccagggaagacATGAAAGTGATGATGGGCAATTTTAAGAAACAACAGACATTTTAcagtaattcctagagctaccctgtaTCTCTTCTGGTTTAGTAGGCCTGCCAGATGTAATTGAGATTGACACAAAAATTATGGGAATATTTGGAGCATACTTCAAGAGTTTACATTTGTTAGATCCAAACCTTGGAAGAGTGTTCCATCACTTTGTCATTTTTCTAGACAGGAACTCTGGATAATAACTGTGAAGGCTGCAACACAGATTGCCCAGGCTAGAATGACCTCATCATATTTCAGAAAGTTAGAAGGACTCAGACTTTACTaatattcagatgggagacctctaagaaataccagggttatgCAAAACCTTCACATTTataaataatagaaataaatGTGAAGGCAGTCTCTTTCATATATCCTTGAGCTTTTACTTTCCAGGTCCATTAAGCAAGGCATTCCTTGACAGGTCCCTTGTGGACAATTCTTATATGACTTTTTGGGTCTGTATGTGAATACAGGAATTGTGCAACAAGCAAGCACACAGCAAACAGTAACAAAAAATGATCAACCTTGAAATTCGCTTTCCAATAATAACTATGCTCAGAGTATCGAAAAGAGAATATGGAAGGGTAAGATTAGTATAGTTCTGGTTGAAAGCTAAAAGTGTTTCCATTTTTCTATAAGCTTTATTTGCCGTTCTTCTCTGATATGGCAGATGGAGCTGTTTACCCTTAGGAAGGTAACATTGTTCTTATTTGGGGAGAATTATATTGAAGTTCAGAGGGAAGAAGTAATCTATGACCAAATGTAACCCCAAACATTTATGCCACTTTAtagcttattattattaagtaTACAATTATTCTGGGTGCAGTAGTGCCTGAGTTCAAGAGAAGAGGAAAGATTGCTAGGAAACAACCCAGCTTCCCAGAgtaatttttgctgttttttgtGCATTATGCCAGAAATTGGTATACAGATGAACCTTCCTGTGGGAGTGAAGCATGTGTTGTGATGTATCATCAGCCAACTGCTAATCCTGGCTTGGGAGGGCCCTATCTATACCAATGGAATGATGACAGATGCAACATGAAGCACAATTTTATCTGCAAGTATGCTCCAGGTAAGCAGTGCCAAAGCCAGTCTGCCCATATCATTTTCACTTAACTTTCCAAGATAACGTTTGGTTGTAAATTGAAGCttaaatttaaacattaaaaacaaagaagATTCAGGCAAATATGCATCAATATGTACGTATTTACTGTTACAATAGGATTCATTAGTTATATTATAGTTCTGCTTGAGCAAGTCCTAGTACAGccgttctcaacatttttaccatggagaacctcctgaaatattctttaggcttccaGAAATCACTGAAATTATGTTAGCAGACCACACCTCCCTGACAGGTCCCTAGAAGTGACATATCAGCAAAAGTGACACCTCCCAGACAATCTcagtggatgtgacatcatgctccattgttccccaccccccaaatgccAGAAACAACCCATTAGTCTATCCCACTGGACTGGGGCAGGCATATGCTGCTCTGTCACCCATCCCCCCCAATgctgttaagttaaaatgagagtacttacttaTCTGGACTCCAGTTATTACAGCCAATCACTATcagcccaacattggccattttggggggcaggtcaccagccatatatggtcatatgacatacatacatacaaacatacacacacacacgcacgcacgcacgcacacacacatacacaattaattaactcccacccaatcagagaAACCTTTCTGGGACTATCAAGAAATCCTAGGGTTCTACAAAACcccggctgagaaagcctgaatggatcttaaactacaagtacaacgatataggctagatatcaggaaaaatattttcacagtcagagtagttcagcagtggaataggctgcctaaggaggtggtgaactccccctcactggcagtcttcaagcaaaggttggatgcacacttttcttggatgctttagaatgcttagggctgatcctgcgttgagcatggggttggactagatggcctgtatggccccttccaactctatgattctatgattctatgaatcttaaCATCTAAGACTTTTGTTCCTGTATATTATAGTTCCtgtatagagagccagcttggtgtagtggttaggagtgcagacttctaatctggtgagccaggtttgattccgcactcctccacactggtgggtgaccttgggctcaccatggctctgataaagctgttctgactgagcagtgatgtcagggctctctcagcctcacccaccccacagggtgtctgttgtggggagaggaatgggaaggcgactgtaagctgctttgagcctactttggatagagaaaagcagcatataagactcaacttctcctcccctgcccctccccctccccctccccctccccctcctccgcctcctcctcctcctcctcctcttcttcttattcttcattaTAGTTCCCAGAAACTGGTTGCACAAAATCTAGTGCAATAGTACAAGGTAACTAGCTtcatatgtcccccccccccccccaaagcacaaCACAGTATCTCCGGGGCAGGACAGTTCACTTCCTTTTGGTCTGTTGAAAGAGGAGGTTTAGATTAAAATATATgtaacagggtttttaaaaaatgaacagtgtgtattgttcaatgtatggtaACATGTGTCAAACAATGTAAacaatctgtttttgtttttcattgttgACCCACTGATTCAACAGATGACATCCTTGAAAAAGAATTAGGAGATAGAGCAGATCCAGATTACGGTAAGAAACATTTGGATTGAATTGCAGTGGTGAAGTAATATAATCTCATTTGTCGTTTACAAAATCTAAACTATcttgtaaattaaaaaaacagaatggcAGTCGAACAGAGGAACAATGAACCATATAGAGAGTAATATTTGCAACATATGTTTTATAAGCAGATAGATATCATTTGAAATATTGTTGGTTGTAACTCCTATTCCAGATGTGATCCCAATGGTATGATATAGCCCTGTAGACAACCGTATCACCCACCCTTGATTGGATTTTTGAAGCTGATGAGTTGTGATGTCGGCAGTGTCTTTTCAAAGTGCAATAATGTGACCAGATGCTGCAACACAAATACATTTCATTGCCATCGTTgtaatatttaatttctttttcagaaGCCCAGACAACAGTGCCAGCAGGGAAGTCTCATGATTCAAGCAACCCAGAAGATAATTTTCCTGTGGTTGTTACTGAAACTGGTAATTGATGCACATATGATTCTAATATTAGAGTAATGTTTTTGCATAAGACAGACCGTGCAGATGTGCAATTGCCATTCATTAAAGGTAGAGTAAACTGGCTATGCTCCCAGAGCTAAAAATGAAACTAAGCTCCAGGACAAAATATCAAGATGTTTCTGCAAATAGctttggaagggaaggaaaatagATTTGTAAAGGGACATGTTAGAGGCACATATTTCTATCCATTCTGTAAAGCACGTATTTCTATCTATTACATCAGACTCCTCTCCCAAGTAAATATTTTCTCTTCCTCTATTATTCCCAGAAGCAAAGAATCTACAGTTAGATTTACATGTCCAGTCTTGATTCTCTACACCATCTTTTAAGTGAATGGATCTTGTCATAGTTAATGGACATGATGTTACTGAATGTTTTATTCAGAAAGAAATTTTAGAatcaatatttttccaatcaaagATTTTGGCAGGTAGTTCGTGGGCTGAAGAACAGTTTGCTGAAGTACTTTGGAGAAGCCCCAAATATTTGCCCCAAAGAATTGAGATGTACCAAAGATTTGTTAGTCTTCAGTTGGGATCATTCTCAATCCAGGAGGAAAAATTTCttccacaaaaatgaaactatacTCTGCCCAAGATTCACAACTGAACACGCAGTTTTCATCATGCCACATTTTTAACACTCATATAATAATCTGTAGTATTTCTATGGTGCTTTTGATGTTAAAAGTATATTGTGATAGTAATCCTTACACAATTTCCACATTGCAAATGAAGGTATGAGGCTGAGAACAAGACACTGACTCACCACCCACAACACCTCCAGGGGATTTTTAGCTGAGCTGAAATTCGTACCAGTAGTCTGTCAGATCATGCCTCATTCTCTGGGGCATAATAAACAGGTGAAAATAGTAGCATGAGAAGggagagccacaggggagggtggtatataaacaaacaaacaactaaacAAGAGTTTCATTTCACTTGAGTCCAGATTCAAATTTATTATCTGCTGTATAAAACTCTTTAATCAAATATTCACAGTTTGAACTCATCACAGTCAGTTCTCATCTATTGCCAACACAAAATACTATACATAAAGTCAAAAACATTAATAAGCATGATCTAGTATTGGGCATGACAGACTTTCAAATAAGTTTCCAATTAATTTTGTTGTATAAAGATGTGCAATCCCTGTAGAGCCTATTTCCATCACTCAGTTCTTTGTGGGACCACTGGAAAGGTCAGGCACCCGGGAATCACTTTAGTGGGGACTCAgtttttggaagaagaaaaagctgtGCAGTTCCTGTGGTCCTGGATCCAGCTCTAGATAGAGTGATGTGTGATGTCTGTCAAAAAAGGACCAGGTGGTTTTAGTTCTGCCTAGAAAAGTGGCATGGCATCCTATCTGTTCCATTTTGAGGCCATAACGTAAGTATGGCCTCAATCCTAAGTACACTGTCCTGAAAGTAAACTCAAGTGAATAAAATCAGACTTTTGAATAGACTTGATGAAATTCCACTGAAACATGTAGTACTTAACCACAGAACATTCATGACAGAATAGTTAAAAACATGTTTCTCAGACTTTCAGAGAAGACTTTACAAATTAATATAGTTGCTGAAGATGTCCTTGACATCTGCCTTGATTATGGTTGCCAACTGGAGTATGGAAATAGATTTTATCTAATGATAATGATACCTTTATAAGACAAATGAGAGACAGATACACCCAACCAAAGTGaataaaattgatttaaaataGCTTGGAATATATTTTATCTCTTTAATAAAGGTTTAATAAGTAGAAATGAGTGGTTAagacttttcatggcatggagataaataacatcacctaGGACATAACCTCCCTTTAAAtatctgttaaagggacagggcagtcTTTTCTCCAGGCCACATGAATTAGATGCAGGCAAGTTTTAAATTTAAGGTTTTTGTCTGCTGTTCTAAGAAtatttatggatgctttaggctgatactgcattaagcaaagtgttggactagatggcctgtatgacctcttccaattctatgattatttgaaaattttaaacacTACTAGTcaaaaagcccgctgcagctgTCAATACATCGGGAGCTAGCGTGATAGTgggtggtttgggggggaggCGGTGTGCGGGTGGAGAGGCCGGCTCCATGAGGTGCAGACCACCCCAGTGCACAGAAATCCTCTCAAGCCTCTCAAACTCTGGCTTCAGAAGGCGTTGTGGAAGGCAAGCCTCTCTAGCATGGCAGGCAGacacctcacctcccccacaCCACTGAGCACAGAAGGCCaggtgcagcttggtgtagtgtctaggagcatggacttctaatctggtaaaccaggtttgattccatgctcccccacatgcaaccttgagcatgccacagcaccgataaagctgttcagattgagcagtaatatcagggttctctcagcctccactctctcaaagggtgtctgttgtggggagaggaaagggaaggcaactgtaagccactttgagactccaggtagtgaaaagggccatttaagaacaaactcttcttccttagtaatatcagggctctctcagcctcccctccctcacagggtgcctgttgtggggagaggaaagcgaaggtgattgtaagctgctttaggactccttcaggtacagaaaactcgcatataagaaccaacttcttcttcttcttcttcttcttcttcttcttcttcttcttcttcttcttcttcttcttcttcttctaaggctgACCAGGTGGTGGCAGGCAGGCCCCTCAGCCACCCTCCCCTGAACCGGGGCCCCTGACAGTGACCTCCATCCCCGGCGATGTCCAGTAGCCAAATGGTGGCCATGGGCTTTGCTGGGTTTGTGGAGGGTGGGCCTGAGGGTGGCTGGTCAGAAGGTGCacaggatggacagggccctggacagtctccacccaggaggctgtttccaaaatattaaatagaacaaaaagtgttaaagataataTCCTCTGGCATCCTAAAGCCTAGCAAGCATGACACAAACATTCCTGGACTGGCGCACATAATTCGGAGTGTGAACTGGCTCTAGAGCTCTTTCTCTGACTGTGCTTGGTTGTAAATATCAAGTGCAACAAAATAGACATTCCATATAGTTTAGTCAGATAGAAATGCAATGCTATAACCTCAAATAAAAGGCATTAATAAGATTCTTTTTCTTGTAGGTTTAATTCCAAATCTAATTTATGTTGTTATACCAACTATACCACTGCTCTTGTTGATATTAGTGGCTTTTGGGACATGCTGTTTCCAGATGCTGCATAAAAGGTAAATATTATATATGGCCAAGGGTGGATCTTGGGCTCATGCACTGTGAAATTCATACTTCCATTTGCAAGCTATTTCATGTTCAAGGCCATtctatatacaatacaaagccaTTCACATTTTCATTGCAAAATTAACTTTGTCCCAGTGTTATATATTAGAAAAATGAAAGGCGCCTTTAATGATGCACCCCAGTAGTTAGAATGGATCTACATATCTCAGTATTTAATGATGTATGTATCCAACAAAAATCTTTCTCCTCCTGGAGATTTActgcaaaaacagcatcctgataGAATGGATTAAAAAATGTTACCTTCCCATACATACTGTCACATACATGTCCCATACAAATGTTACATTCCCATActgctgagcagtgatatcagggctctctcagcctcacccacctcacagggtgtctgttgtgcggagaggaaagggaaggcgactgtaagctgctttgagacaccttcgggtagggaaaagcggcgtataagaaccaactcttcttcttcatgtggaaAAAGCACTGTGCTAAATGTATGTCGGTTTAGTGGCTCCCAAATTTAAAGGTGAATTTATCATCTTTTCTATTCTACTTCCACACCTTTCCTTTGAAAAAAAGTACTGACTATGGAGCCATGATCTATGACTGTTTTCCAAGGTTGCATTAACACAATCTACTCCTCCATGTTATGCTCACTTGTCAGAATATTGTGGTTGTTGTATGAAGCATTTAGTCTCAGTCATGTACAAGTAGGAGCAGTCAAGATGGAGCAAGGtgtttagggatgggcacaaactgagaaAATGCAGATTGTTTTGATTTGCCATTCATGGTTTACCTTGTTTGTGAGCCTTGAATCACTATAAACATTTAGGTGCCAAATGAATCAGTTCAGTTTGTAAGATTTGTGATGCAGTAGAATCCCCCCAGCATGCTAGAGTCACTAAatctttggcttgttttcccctaCCTGCTCCCCAAGTTTGATGGGGATTCGTATGGAGTCTGAGTTATGGATTCCAAAGATGGTGCCCACAGGAATgtcctttctggggaaatgacaggtgcaggttcaggattGTATGCAAATTAGAGACATCAAACTCCCCATGATGCTCCTATACAGTCCCTCCAGGATATGTGCAGGGCATATTTAGAGTGTCCAAGTTATGATTCCCCAATGAAGATGCTCCCAGGAAGGAGAGTTTTTTTGGGGAAAGTCAAGtgcaggttcaaaagtgtataaAATGGACCCCCTGCAAACTACACACACCAAGCATACTGGGAATCTGACCTTCTGTGCCTCTACAGTCTCTCCCCTTTTGCTTcaaagtttggtaaacattttgattgaacaaagactgtctggaaatgtatccattcataaacAACCAAAATCCCCTTGAAAGTTGATGGAAAGTTCATACTAGTTGAATTGTGACAAACTTCAGTTCATGAGATAGTTTGTTCCCATCCCTATAAAGTCGGTGCAACTCACAACATAAAGCTCCTTCTAAAACTGGCAGCACTATACTTGACCAGACTAATTTATTTCCTCCTGCATCCTTGCCTCTGTCAATTGCACCCAATGATGTGGAGGTTGGATGTGGAGACAACATACTATCTGAGGAAatgagcatgcacatgaaagctcacaccttgaataatcctttgttggtcttaaaggtgccattggactcaaattttgttgcactacttcagaccaacacatccaCTTGAAATTGGCTGTTGTCACAGGAAAGTCTGAATAAAACTGTGTGAAAGATAATGTTGACACAGTATCCTGGGATGGTTCCAAGGGATTTGTTCTCTTAATGGTAGTACACTGCTCTAGCATAAAGTGTCTTCCCCTGACACAGTTTAAATTCTTGTGTCAGAAGAAGACACCTTGTGCCAGAAGAAGGTGCTACTTAGCATTACAGATCTGTATcatccaaccctctgtgtcaagCAATGCATCCATCTTGAGGGAAGGGTTCACAGCCATGCTATTCTTGCTCCTATAGATACAATAACTTATGTTGATACCCTGTGTAATATTAAAAGTCAAAGTAAGACATGGAAAATTCTGTGTTGTCCTCCCATAAAGGTAGCAATAATGCCCAGCATTTTTCCCTGTGCTTCATGGCAACCAACACCTCATTCATGCTTAGctactttccctttcctttcttccaggAAAGCAAGGAGAAACTGCCTCAATGACACATCTCCATTATCATCTGAATGCCTTGCAGAAAGTTTAGATTCTAACTTGGTATATTTCTCAGTTTGTATAATTGTATTTCAAAGTTGGAACTACAATTCCCTCAAACAATTCAATGCTTTCCCCAGAGAAGTTGCACAAACTCCTAATCTGATATTAGTCTCATTCAGCTTATAAAATATGATTAGCTATATTACATATGGATGCTCTTTATAGTATAGATTCCCACAGCATATACATTGTTACAGCCATGGTACAGTagcccccactccttggcttcaTCCCACAGTGCTAACATAATGTTTAAAAAGCTGACACCAATCGGGTGGTATAACTTGTGTGGGTCCTTACACCCAATTGTCTTGTCTGATCTAGGATGGGTAACAATTGAATGAGAGGTCTTCCATGACTGGTGCAGCAGTGTCCTGGAGTGAAGTAATGGAAAAGCAGTTGCCATGGCAGTGCTGGAAAAGAATAAAGGAAACCTATGGTAACAGAGATTATGTGCAAAGTTGGTTTCCAAGCACTGCATATTAACAATGGACTGAGGGATCAACACCACTTTATTAATTATAATGTGCAGTGACTTTAAGTCTGATGCAAATGCAGTAGTAATTAgtagataatggggggggggaattgaagcaTTTACCATCAGCTTTGTATTAGGATATTAATGGGGAAAAAACCTCTTGCAATTTGACAGGTAAGTCTAAAATACTCTTGGTGTCAAAAAGTCAACGTGTGAAACATGGTTTTTGCATCAAAAAAAAGTGAGTGGCACTTTTGCGGAATGAATCTTTCTCTCTGTTCCTTCTTCCTCTGTCTCCTTTCAGTCAGTGGGGAGAAAGCTAATGTGAGTGTCAGAAAACTCCCAGAAATGATGGATGTACCTTGACATTCCATGATGGGAAAAGGGGAGGGTGTTTGGCAGAAAGCATTTTCCTCCCTTGTACCAACATA includes the following:
- the CHODL gene encoding chondrolectin isoform X3, encoding MLPLPGGRSPLLLLLLSAWMLWAQSGLSLRIFSGQKVCYGDSTHPCYKIAYFHDVSRRVGFQEARHACEIDGGVLLSLQSETEQTLIENMLQNLTKSGHGISDGDFWIGLWRSGEGQATSNACPDLYKWADGSTSLFRNWYTDEPSCGSEACVVMYHQPTANPGLGGPYLYQWNDDRCNMKHNFICKYAPDDILEKELGDRADPDYAQTTVPAGKSHDSSNPEDNFPVVVTETGLIPNLIYVVIPTIPLLLLILVAFGTCCFQMLHKSKGRTKTSPDQSTLWISKNPRKDSSMEV
- the CHODL gene encoding chondrolectin isoform X2: MLPLPGGRSPLLLLLLSAWMLWAQSGLSLRIFSGQKVCYGDSTHPCYKIAYFHDVSRRVGFQEARHACEIDGGVLLSLQSETEQTLIENMLQNLTKSGHGISDGDFWIGLWRSGEGQATSNACPDLYKWADGSTSLFRNWYTDEPSCGSEACVVMYHQPTANPGLGGPYLYQWNDDRCNMKHNFICKYAPDDILEKELGDRADPDYEAQTTVPAGKSHDSSNPEDNFPVVVTETGLIPNLIYVVIPTIPLLLLILVAFGTCCFQMLHKRKARRNCLNDTSPLSSECLAESLDSNL
- the CHODL gene encoding chondrolectin isoform X1; this translates as MLPLPGGRSPLLLLLLSAWMLWAQSGLSLRIFSGQKVCYGDSTHPCYKIAYFHDVSRRVGFQEARHACEIDGGVLLSLQSETEQTLIENMLQNLTKSGHGISDGDFWIGLWRSGEGQATSNACPDLYKWADGSTSLFRNWYTDEPSCGSEACVVMYHQPTANPGLGGPYLYQWNDDRCNMKHNFICKYAPDDILEKELGDRADPDYEAQTTVPAGKSHDSSNPEDNFPVVVTETGLIPNLIYVVIPTIPLLLLILVAFGTCCFQMLHKSKGRTKTSPDQSTLWISKNPRKDSSMEV
- the CHODL gene encoding chondrolectin isoform X4 → MQNLPPALLNADGQKVCYGDSTHPCYKIAYFHDVSRRVGFQEARHACEIDGGVLLSLQSETEQTLIENMLQNLTKSGHGISDGDFWIGLWRSGEGQATSNACPDLYKWADGSTSLFRNWYTDEPSCGSEACVVMYHQPTANPGLGGPYLYQWNDDRCNMKHNFICKYAPDDILEKELGDRADPDYEAQTTVPAGKSHDSSNPEDNFPVVVTETGLIPNLIYVVIPTIPLLLLILVAFGTCCFQMLHKSKGRTKTSPDQSTLWISKNPRKDSSMEV
- the CHODL gene encoding chondrolectin isoform X8, producing the protein MLPLPGGRSPLLLLLLSAWMLWAQSGLSLRIFSGQKVCYGDSTHPCYKIAYFHDVSRRVGFQEARHACEIDGGVLLSLQSETEQTLIENMLQNLTKSGHGISDGDFWIGLWRSGEGQATSNACPDLYKWADGSTSLFRNWYTDEPSCGSEACVVMYHQPTANPGLGGPYLYQWNDDRCNMKHNFICKYAPDDILEKELGDRADPDYAQTTVPAGKSHDSSNPEDNFPVVVTETGKQGETASMTHLHYHLNALQKV
- the CHODL gene encoding chondrolectin isoform X7, which produces MLPLPGGRSPLLLLLLSAWMLWAQSGLSLRIFSGQKVCYGDSTHPCYKIAYFHDVSRRVGFQEARHACEIDGGVLLSLQSETEQTLIENMLQNLTKSGHGISDGDFWIGLWRSGEGQATSNACPDLYKWADGSTSLFRNWYTDEPSCGSEACVVMYHQPTANPGLGGPYLYQWNDDRCNMKHNFICKYAPDDILEKELGDRADPDYEAQTTVPAGKSHDSSNPEDNFPVVVTETGKQGETASMTHLHYHLNALQKV
- the CHODL gene encoding chondrolectin isoform X6, which encodes MLPLPGGRSPLLLLLLSAWMLWAQSGLSLRIFSGQKVCYGDSTHPCYKIAYFHDVSRRVGFQEARHACEIDGGVLLSLQSETEQTLIENMLQNLTKSGHGISDGDFWIGLWRSGEGQATSNACPDLYKWADGSTSLFRNWYTDEPSCGSEACVVMYHQPTANPGLGGPYLYQWNDDRCNMKHNFICKYAPDDILEKELGDRADPDYAQTTVPAGKSHDSSNPEDNFPVVVTETVKEEQKLARTSLHCGYQRTPGKIVAWRYRDMTQK
- the CHODL gene encoding chondrolectin isoform X5 gives rise to the protein MLPLPGGRSPLLLLLLSAWMLWAQSGLSLRIFSGQKVCYGDSTHPCYKIAYFHDVSRRVGFQEARHACEIDGGVLLSLQSETEQTLIENMLQNLTKSGHGISDGDFWIGLWRSGEGQATSNACPDLYKWADGSTSLFRNWYTDEPSCGSEACVVMYHQPTANPGLGGPYLYQWNDDRCNMKHNFICKYAPDDILEKELGDRADPDYEAQTTVPAGKSHDSSNPEDNFPVVVTETVKEEQKLARTSLHCGYQRTPGKIVAWRYRDMTQK